From a region of the Daphnia pulicaria isolate SC F1-1A chromosome 1, SC_F0-13Bv2, whole genome shotgun sequence genome:
- the LOC124321070 gene encoding uncharacterized protein LOC124321070 yields MSRDIIFEDCLTCGCSVELSLLENHVSNCIILNERSVSEVQRRKKLDVDVDKVKQYLDERIPTKEICRLLGISRRTLFRVLKEINITARQKYTKIGTKNLESYLTNTIFKINPKFGYQMFKGATIANNVLLSNKRLKKSYRLIRQRQNAPLVQRIHRRVYKVRAPLSLWHIDGHHKLDRYSFIIHGAIDGFSRLIVYISLENNNCSETVIGLFEKGDEEWGYPASVSFIWEGKRTSSGFHDKR; encoded by the exons ATGTCTCGAGACATCATTTTTGAGGACTGTCTAACATGTGGATGTTCAGTAGAATTGTCCCTATTGGAAAACCATGTGTCCAATTG CATAATTCTAAATGAGCGGTCTGTTTCTGAAGtccaaaggagaaagaaattaGACGTGGACGTAGACAAAGTGAAACAATATCTAG ATGAGAGAATTCCTACTAAGGAAATTTGTCGTTTGCTTGGAATCTCAAGAAGGACTCTATTTCGAGTcttaaaagaaatcaacattacAGCTAGACAAAAATacactaaaattggaacgaagAACTTGGAATCATATCTTACCAACACAATCTTCAAAATAAACCCCAAATTTG GCTATCAAATGTTCAAGGGAGCTACGATCGCAAACAATGTCCTTTTATCAAATAAACGACTTAAAAAGTCCTACCGTTTAATAAGACAACGACAAAATGCCCCTTTAGTGCAACGCATTCATCGGAGAGTGTACAAGGTTCGTGCTCCGCTTTCGCTATGGCACATTGATGGACACCACAAATTAGACCG ATACTCATTCATCATCCACGGAGCCATCGACGGATTTTCCCGTTTGATCGTATACATATCATTGGAAAATAATAACTGTTCCGAAACAGTTATTGGATTATTTGAAAAGGGAGATGAGGAATGGGGCTATCCAGCTAGTGTCAG TTTTATTTGGGAGGGAAAACGTACTAGTAGCGGATTTCATGATAAACGCTAG
- the LOC124322125 gene encoding uncharacterized protein LOC124322125: MLKCNKNGKSLFPIGDGPLVDGITLKAVTTRKIYLCPIQKDIDVDEASSSGSSGEEDECNEECLVCGELVPLTLLTSHAQKCTVKQVEDDWDNFSTYDNDMNNWEPQAFLPAEALIKFEEHRERIMEYSDQEAYLNLEEISNRIGITRGAYVTDLMTASKNPVFIEYKKTSTTVVTFVGEDGADGGGLRRNLLSMVIDPAKDVFYVDPDQVGIDQDELDELYFALSIFLGISIIQEKLFPKFVLQTFNNLKSQYGRNFKYHPLNRGLALFDLDKVFEDKKFSAFFADFPITVQNILESLNYDFKDAKLTPELKMCHKISFTFFNQFLNNVEKGKVSLPTRKMTLTDVFFYFILG; encoded by the exons atgttgaaatgcaacaaaaacggaaaaagCTTATTCCCTATAGGAGATGGGCCTCTTGTTGATGGAATAACGCTTAAAGCCGTAACtactagaaagatttatcTGTGTCCAATTCAGAAGGACATAGATGTGGACGAAGCAAGCTCTTCTGGATCGTCTGGTGAAGAAGATGAGTGCAATGAGGAATGTTTAGTATGTGGAGAGTTAGTTCCGCTAACGTTGTTGACAAGTCATGCTCAAAAATGCACGGTGAAACAAGTTGAGGATGATTGGGACAACTTCAGTACTTATGATAACGATATGAATAATTGGGAACCTCAAGCTTTTTTACCTGCGGAag ctttgataaaatttgaagaacATCGTGAACGCATAATGGAGTATTCCGATCAAGAGGCCTACTTAAATCTTGAAGAAATATCCAATCGGATTGGTATTACTCGAGGTGCGTATGTAACTGATTTGATGACGGCTTCAAAGAATCCTGTTTTCAT TGAATATAAAAAGACTTCGACGACGGTCGTGACTTTCGTTGGCGAAGATGGAGCAGATGGAGGAGGCTTAAGGAGAAATTTACTGTCGATGGTGATAGATCCTGCCAAGGATGTTTTCTATGTTGACCCTGATCAAGTCGGAATCGACCAGGATGAACTCGATGAGTTATATTTCgcgctttcaatttttttgg gtATTTCTATTATCCAAGAAAAACTATTTCCTAAGTTTGTTCTACAAACTTTCAACAATCTAAAATCGCAGTATGGTAGGAACTTCAAATATCATCCGTTGAACCGAGGATTAGCGCTCTTCGATCTGGACAAG GTGTTTGAAGATAAGAAATTTTCTGCCTTTTTTGCTGACTTTCCAATTACGGttcaaaacattttggaaTCATTGAACTACGACTTCAAGGATGCAAAACTTACTCCAGAACTGAAAATGTGCCATAAGATCTCCTTTACTTTCTTTAATCAATTCTTGAACAACGTCGAGAAGGGCAAAGTTAGTTTACCTACGAGGAAAATGACTTTaactgacgtttttttttattttatactggGTTAA